DNA from Halorarum salinum:
CGCCCTCGGCATGGCAACGCCGCTGGCCCTGATTCGGGGTGGCGGGAAAGCCGCGAACCGAGGCGTCCTGATGCGGAGCGGCGATGCCTTCCAGATCTTCCCCGACGTCGACCACATCGTCCTCGACAAGACGGGCACCATCACGGCTGGGACGCCAGCGGTCGCCGAAGTCGTGGCGCTTGCAGCCACCGAGGAGGACGTGGTCGCGACGGCGGCAAGCGCGGAGGCGTTCAGCGAACATCCCCTCGCCGACGCCATCCTCGGGTACGCCGACGAACGCGGCGTTGAGTACGTCGATCCTGACTCGTTCGACTCGGTGACCGGCGAGGGCGTCCTGGCGACGGTTGAGGGGACGGAGGTGCTGGTTGGAAAGCCCGGCTGGCTGACGACCGAGGGTATCAACCTCTCGGCGGCCGGCGACGGGATCGAGCGCCTCCAGCAGCAGGGCCTGACCGTGTCCGGTATCGCTCGTGATGGAACCCTCGTCGGTCTCGTCGGCATCGGTGACGAGATCAAGGCCGATGCTGCCGCGACGGTTCAACGGACGACCGACGCGGGGATTACCCCCGTGATGATCACCGGGGACAACGAGCGCACTGCCGAGGCAGTCGCGGCTGAGGTAGGTGTCGACCAGGTGATGGCCGGCGTCCTGCCGGACGAGAAACGTGACGAGATCGGCAGACTCCAGGAGGGAGGGCATCGTGTGGCGATGGTCGGCGACGGGATCAACGATGCGCCTGCCCTCACGCAAGCCGACATCGGGATCGCCATCGGTGCAGGTACCGACGTCGCCATCGAGAGCGCGGACATCGTCCTGATGGGCGACCGGCTCGGCGGCGTGATGGATGCCTACGGGATCGGGACCGAAAGCTACCGAAAGACGCGTCAGAACCTGCTGGCGGCGTTCACGTTCAACGGCGTCGGCGTCGCCGCCGCGACGACCGGCCTCGTGCATCCGGCGTTCGCGATGATCGCGATGGTGCTGTCGGTGACGGCCGTCCTCGCCAACAGCTTCGGTGGCCGGCTGCTCGCCGGCGGGACGTCACCGCCGACTTCACCGTAGGCGGGGAGAGCTCAGCGGTCGGACGAGAGGAGACGCCGACCGGCTAGGCCGTTACGTCGTAGCCGGCGTCTCGAATCGCTACAGTGAGGTCGTCTACCGTGTCCTCGTCGACGACGACTTCCACAGCATCGCCCTCGCGGTCGGCTTCGACGCGAGTGACTCCCTCGACGGTTTTGAGCGCGTTCTCGACGTTCCGCTCACAGCCGTTACAGGACATCCCGGTGACTGCGATCGTTCTTCGCTCCACGTCCGGATGCTACACGCTCCGATGACAAGACCATTACGGCAACGATGATATCGGTACAACGTCCTTAGGGAGGAATCAAGAGTTGCTGCGCGGAGGAAACGATGGCACGTAGCTGGACCGTATTTCTCGCCACCTAGTGGTGGAGGCGCTCCGAAACGTTCGGCGATGATTCCGTCAGATGACCACGGCAAATCGCCATTCGAGACCCAGCTTCGCGATGGTTCCTCCGTGTTCGGCCGTCCGACGCAACCTGTCGAGAGCTTGCGTGAGTTGGTGATTACCCTCCGTCGATTCGAACAGCCCGTCCGCATCGACGGGTGGTCGATCTTCCGCCTCGCCCAGCACGACCCGCTTCCGCTCTAGATCGACGTCGATGGCCTCCGCTCGGATGACCTGCGTTCGCCTGGGGCTCGTCCGCAGGGGACTCGTGATGTGCGTCGGTTCGAGGCTGCCGGCTGCAACTTCCGGGAAACGAGCGCGTGGCCCACAGCGACGGGGATGGCGTGGACGACATGTCCCACGAGGCTCAGGACCGTGCCCGGGATCGCGACGTTCGGGAACGGCGGTGCGGCCGGGAAGCCGACGGCGGACAGCCAGATCGGCATCACGAGAACGGCGAGGAGCGCGGTGGTCAAAACGCCGTAGCCGACGCCGAGGGCGAGACTCCCGCCGAGCCGCCGCGCCGGGTCACGGAACGGCTCGAACTGGACGAGCGCCACGTACGCGAACCCGAGGACGACCCCGTGGAAGAGGTGGAGCGCCCACCCCGCGGCGAGGGCCGGTCCCTCGATGCCGTACATCGGGGGAATCGCCATCTCCGGGAGCGGTGGTGGCATCGCGAACTGCATCATCAATCCGAAGAAGACGCTCCCGACGAGGCCACCGACCGCCCCCGCCACCCATTCGCTCGAAGAAACCGTGCTGATCCCAGTTGCGGTCCTCGTTTCCGTAGCCATCGTCGTGTGAATGCCCCACACGACCATTTCGGCCCGGCGTCCATCGCTCTAATCTGAGCCGTCGGTAAGTGGGTTACCTCGCGGAAACCGTGGATAGCACGTCGTCCGCCCGGCGACGAACGGTCCGAATGTGCGCTCGAGTTCAACGGCGCCGGCCACGAGGGTGAAGGGCTAGCCTGGCAAACCGGCTGATCGCGGCGGCCGATCGCAAACTTCCTGCGCCTCGGACGGGGTAGCGGGAGTTTTTCATCCCTCGTCAGAGGCCCCGTCCGAGGACTGTTTCCGGTCTCCAGACTGCTTTACATCTATACTTGCGTAACAGTAACTGGATTACCCAAGCTCACCGGGATCGGTTCGATTTCTGTCACGGTGACGACGCGTCGCACGCAACGCGTCGAACGCGCCGCGACGCTCATCGAACAGCATCACAGCATCGGCCTTGCGTGTCGAATCGCCAACAGCGCTCCCGATAGGCGTCTTGGAACGCTCGTCGATGAGTGAGGTCAGGACCGGTCGTCGAAGCGAACGATTTCCGGGCGCCCCCGAAGAGCCGCCGTGGAGCAGCCGAAGCGACCGGTTAGTTCGACATCGCGGCGACGCCCGTCAACGACGCGGACGTCCACGCTGCCGGTACTCGATCGGGACCGTCCCACCCGTTTCCGCCGCCTCGTACGTCGCCTCGATGGCCTCCAGGTCCGCCAACCCGTCGGGCTCGGGCGTCTCGTCCGAGAGGACGCAGTGTGCGAAGTAGTCGAACTCCTCTGCGACCTCGTCGACCGGTGGACCGGTGTGCTCCGTGGACACGTCCCCGCACTCGACGAGGAGCACGGAGAACGTGCTTGCCCAGTCCGCCCGCGATCGCCGCGTATTCCGGATGGAACGCCGGTGGCGTGGCGACGTACACGGCGTCGTACTCTCCCTCGGGCTCCCCTCTGTCGAACGAGTCGTACCCGAGGGCGTGCTCGACGCCGAACTCCGCGGCCGTGTCCTCGGCCCTCCCGGGCGACCCGCTCACTACCGTCGTCGGCTCGCAGAACGTCGCCCCCGCGATCGCCGGCAACGCTCGCTCCCGGGCGAACCCGCCCAGCCCCACGATCGCGAACCTGTTCGGTCCACCCCCGTCTAGCCGCTGCCAATCCCGCTCGGTGAACCGCTCGAAGTGCCCCTCGACTCGCATGGTGAACGCACCGACGAGGCGCGCCAAAGCGATTCGGCTCGAACGGCGGCGTCGTCCATGTCGAAGGGAGCACACGAGGCGAACCGGATCCCGATCGGAAACCTGCGGCTCGCGGACGTCGACGATACCCTCGCGAGGACCGGAGCGTGCGGTTTCCCACGAGTCGGGTGCTCGTCCGCGAATGACGGGTGCGAGGGATTCGAGCGTTGCCGAGGCGTGTTCGCTCTTCGCGTGCAGTTCCGACGAGGCGATCATCGAGAGCCCCCACGCTGTGACGTCGTGAGAGCGGACGGTTTCTGACCGGCACCGAAGCCAGCCCGACCGTGTTCGATGCCAGCGTGAGGCGCAGTCACCCGTGTACTGCCCTCGAAGGTCTCGATGGTACGGCTACTCCGGGCGGACTTGCTCCGTCCGAAATCGGGCCTAGTTATATCGCCGCACGGCGAGTAGGCATACGCGGTATGTCCTTCGATCCCGACGCGGTCGAAACGATAGCGTTCGACTCCTACGGGACGATCGTGGACGTCGATGGCGTCGAAGAACCCCTGTCGAACTACGTCGAGAACCCCGGAACGGTCGCCGAACTCTGGCGCGACCGCTCGCTGACCTACGCGATGGTGGCGAACGCCATCGAGGAGTACGACTCGTTCTACGAGATGAACCGCCACGCCCTCCGGTACGCGCTCGAGGCAGTGGACGTCGACCTCGACGAGGACGACCGCGCGGAGATCCTCTCGACGTACCACGAACTGCCCGTCTTCGACGACGTACGCGACGGGATGAGACGGCTGGACGAAGCCGGCTACGACTGCTACGTCGTCTCGAACGGCAACGAGGAGATGCTGGAGTCGATGGTCGAGCAGGCGGAACTGGGTGACCTCATCGCGGACACGATCAGCGCCGACGAAGTCGAGCGGTTCAAGCCGGAAGCCGACCTGTACCGCCATGCCCTCGACCGGATCGGCATCCCTGCCGAGCGGGTCGCCTACGTGGCAGCCGGCTGGTGGGACGTGCCGGGTGCGATCCACGTCGGCATGCAGGGGGTCTGGATCAACCGAGGGAACGCGCACTGGGGGCCGTACGATACGGAGCCCGCGCTAACGATCGAGACGTTCCACGACCTCGCCGACGCGCTGGAATCGTAGCTTTCACGGGGGACGTGCAGGGATCGGTGCTGCCGGTCCCGACTCTCGTTCGATCCGACCCTCCCGCGGGCCGTGTCCGCTCGAATCACCGGAGGCGCCGTACGCCTCGTCGTACGCCGGCTTATGATTCGCGGAACCGGCTCGACGTTCGAACGAACGTGCCGCCCCACCGGACCGGGGCCACCGCCCGCATCGGAATCGCGTTGCCGTGCCGACCACACCGCGTGGGTGACGTGCCGGTTTCTCGCCGTTTTATTCACTTCCGGACCAAGCGCCACTCATGCTCGAACTACGGCGATCGGCGTACGACGAGATCGTGTACCGGGGGTACGACGGCGGGGCCGAGGAGGTGTGCGGCGTTCTCGCGGGCACGTACGACGACGAGGCGAGCGTCGTGGACGCGGCGTATCCGGCCGAGAACGTCGCGGAGACGCCGGAGATTCGATACGCGATGGATCCCGAGGAGCAGTTCGCGATCACCGAGGCCGTCGAGGAAGCCGGACTGGAGGTCGTGGGGTTCTATCACACGCACCCGGCCGGGCCGACCGAACCGAGCGAAACGGACGCCCGGCGGGCGACCTGGCCGGGGTACTCGTACGCCATCTGCGCGTTCGACGGCTACCCGTTCCTGGGGTCGTGGCGGTGGCGCGGCGAGGACGACGGGTTCGAACGGGAGACGGTCGCGGTCTCCTCCGGCGGCAGGCGGTGATTACCGACTCGAGCGTCCGTCAGTCGCCCCCGACGTTGGGCTCTTCCTCCCTCGGAATGGCACACGAGGCCGAGTACTCCACGTCGTGGACGGAGTCGATCGCCGGGTCCTCGCCGCAGACGGGACAGTCGTCCTTCTTCGTAATCTCGACGGCGTCGAACTCCATCTCGAGCGCGTCGTAGAACACCATCCGACCGTCGAGGAGTTCCCCGACCCCGAGCACGGCCTTGACGGCCTCCGTCGCCTGGATGCACCCGACGGCCCCCGGCAGTACGCCGAGGACGCCGGCGGTCGCACAGTCGGGGACCATCCCGGCGGGCGGCGCCTCGGGGAACATGCACCGGTAACACGGCGAGTCGTCGGTCCCCGCGAACGTGGTGATCTGCCCCTCGAACCGGAAGATCGAGCCGTGGGAGAACGGGACCCCGGCGAGCGTGCAGGCGTCGTTGACCAGGTACCGCGTCCGGAAGTTGTCCGTCCCGTCGATCACGAAGTCGTACCCGTCGATGAGCTCCTCGACGTCGTCGGGTTCGACCCTGAGACCGTGGGGTTCGACCGTGACGTCCGGGTTGAGTGCGGCGACGAAGTCGGCGGCGCTGTCGACCTTCTTCCGGCCAACGTCGTCGGTGCCGTGGATCACCTGCCGCTGCAGGTTCGATCGCTCCACCTCGTCGTCGTCCGCGATCCCGAGCGTCCCGACCCCGGCGGCGGCGAGATACTGGATGATGGGGGCGCCTAGCCCGCCCGCACCGAGCACGAGCATCTCCGAGTCGAGGAGGTCGCTCTGCCCCTCGGGACCGACGTCGTCCATGATGATGTGCCGGGAGTAGCGATCCAGTTGTTCCGAGTCGAGGTCGAGACCGCTCATGGACGTGACGTTGGGAGTACCTCCCGATAAGCGCGTCGGAGCGGTGCGTCCCTGCCGCCGTTCCGAACGCCCACCGTCGCCGTTCCCGTCGGTCAGCTCACGCCGGTCCGCTCGGACTCCGCCTCCGCTTGCCGGTGGCGGTCGTCTTTTACCGAAAGTGGGTGTAGGACGAACCATGGCGAAACTCAAAGTCCCGGCCGTACTGGGCGACGGTGGCTCCACGACCGTCGAGGTACCGGGGGAGACGCTGGCGGAGGTGTTACGGAATCACGCCGAGGAACACGGCGAGGGGCTCCGGAACAGCGTCGTCGAGGACGGCGAGATCAAGGAGTTCATCAACGTCTACGTGGACGGGGCCGAGGTTTCGGGTCTCGACACGGCGGTCGAGGACGACGCGCAGGTCCGGATCATCCCGGCCGCGAGCGGCGGACGGTAAGTCGCGAAGTGATCGAACCCCTTTCCGAGGTGCCGTCACGGCTTCCCCCAGCGCCGCGTCCCCAGGTTAGTTCCGATCAGTTCAGATAGTCCTCCCACAGCGGGACGTCCGCGTACTTGTCGCCGCGGTCACACAGCATGACGACGACCGCGTCGTCGGCCGTGAGTTCACCGTCGTCGTCGAGCTGGTGGACCGCCTGGACGCCGGCCCCGCTCGACGTTCCGACCACGAACTGGTCGTCCACTCGGAGGTGCTCGCGAACCGTGTCCCCGTCGTGCTGACCGGGATCGACGACGTCGACCCGTCGGTCCGCGTACCGATCGCGGAGCTCGCGGGCACGCGCATAGGCGTCCCCGGTTCCGACGTACTCCGTCCGGTCGAGCACCGACTCGTCGTACGTCTCGGGGCGGTAGTGGTCGCCCGTCCCGAGATATTTGAGCCCGTCGATGGCGTGGAGCGGCTCTGCCGGTTCGAACCCGACGACCGTGACGTCGCCGCGTTCGTGGAGGCCCCTGCCGGTTCCGGTGACCGTTCCACCCGTCCCTGCGCCGGCCACGAAGTGGGTCACCTCGCCGTCCGTCTGGTCCCAGATTTCGGGGGCCGTCGTCCGTTCGTGGGTTCCGGGATTGTCCGGGTTCGCGTACTGGTTCGGCCGATAGTAGCGGTCCGGACGCGACGCGACCAGTTCCTCGCACCGCTCTATGACGGCGTCGTACCCGAGGTGGGCGTCGACGAAGTGGATCTCCGCCCCAGTCTCCCGGACGGCCTCGACCTTCCCCCCGCTCGCGTTGTCCGGCATCACGATCTCGACGTCGTACCCCCTCGCCGTCGCGAGCCTGGCGAGTTCGCTCCCCGTGTTCCCGCTCGTGGGTTCGATCAGCGTCCGGTCGGAGGTGAGTTCCCCGCGCCCCTCGGCGCCGTCAAGCATTCCCTTGGCGATGCGCGATTTCACCGAACCGCCGCCGTGATCGGCCCGATACAGGTTGAACCACTCCGCCTTCGCGTACACGGTCGCCGGAACGTCGACGTCGAGTTCGAGTAGCGGCGTCTCGCCGATGGTCTCCTCGTCGATGCCGACGGCGGACTCCGACATGAGGCGCGCTTCGGGCCCGGGCACCAAGGCTCTGGCGTCTCCGGCGTCGCTCCCCTCCGAGATAGCGGTCGGCTCTGCACGCTCCGAAACGGGTATGCCGCCGAGGTCCTTACCCGGGGTGCATGAGCCAGCCGAACTGGGAGGACGTCGTCGACCTTCCCGACGAACTCGACGACGAGACCGCCGACGACCTGCTCGGGGACGCCGAATCGGTACAGGACATGACCGGGGAAGTCTGCCCGTACCCCCAGGTCGAGGCCAAGAAGGCCATCCAGGGCCTCGGATCCGGTGAACTCCTCGTTCAGGAGACCGACCACGTCCCGAGCACCGAGAACGTCCCGAAGGCGGTCGGGGACCAGGCGGACGCACACGTCTGGAAGAGCGGCGACGGCCGGTACCGCATCTACCTCCGGAAGCGATGACGATGGTCGAGGAGATCACCACCGAGGACGTGAAAGCGAAGGTGGACGCGGGGGAGGACGTCCAGATCATCGACATCCGCGACCCCGACCAGTTCGCGGCGGGGCACGTTCCCGGCGCCGTGAACGTACCCATGTCGGAGCTCCCGTCGCGCGTCGACGAGATCGAGTGGGGCGACGACGTCGTCGTCGCCTGCCCGATCGGCCAGTCGTCGGTGCAGGCGGCGCGGCTCATCGGGAGCTACGAAGGGGTCGAGGACGACGACGCCGTCCGAAGCATGGCCGGGGGCTACGACGCCTGGGAGTACGAACTCGAATCCGACGAGTAACGTTCCCGGGACCGCCCCGTCCGTCGCGTCGGCCTGCCGTGAAGCCTCCTTCATCGAGATCGGTCAGGGGTTCCCCCCGAACCGTCCTAGACGCGGCTGGGAGACGACATACGCGCACGGACGGATCGATGGCATCCTCGAGAATCCCCGTTGAGCATCCGAGAACCGCGGCGAGGCGCCACTTCGCATTCCCCATCCAGGGAGTAACGAAGCAGTCCATCCGGTGGTCGATGAAGGCGACTATCGGTAAACATCGCTGATATCTGGAGCGTGCGTGCCAAGCGCGGATCCGTGACCGTCGAACTGGACACATCGGCGGGCAGTAAGGGCTACCGGAAGCACGATTACGACTGCGTTACCCGTGTGTTCTCCGGATACGTTCGAGCCGTTTCCGTCAGGGGAGCATCCTCCGTCGATTCCCCTACGAAAGCGTTTGGGAAACGGCGTCTTACACACCCCAACACCTGGCTCGGTTTACGCGACGGAACGACGGACGTACGACGTGAGGTTCCTAATGACGGAGAAACCCAGCACGGGCGGCCAGTTCACGCGGCACTCGCTTCTCGCGGCTGGAGATGGCGCTCGGATCGATCGTGGGACGCGCTGAAACCTCCGGACGAGTCTCGGGGACGAACGGGTCCGTCGACGTCCGGAACGATGAAGCCGGACGCACCGTCGTCGCGAGACGGGAGCCGGGAAGGACGTTCTACCGGGTCTTGCCCGGCCCGCGACGGCTGAGTCCGCAGGTGTTCGGGACGCCCGAGAACCCCCGATTCGGGAGCGACCTGCTCGAAGCGCGGATCGAGCAGGCGAAGGGCTCCCCCGAACCGCTCGGGAACGCCGTTCCGAAACTGCTGGAGGACCTGCCGCCGCTCGTCGCCGCGCCGGAGGCGGCGCGCGAGGAGGTCGGCGGCGAGGACGAACTCGTCCACGAGGTGTTCACCGAACCGACGCTGTACAGCGACGAGGCGGAGGTGACCGACGGCGAGTTCGAGATCAGCCATCGGGACCGCCGGCCGTACGACCTCCGTGGCCCGCCGGGTGAGACGCCGGATACGGTGGAACTCGACGCGCGGTTCACGGACCCCGCGGGGAACGAGTACGAACTCGAGTTCGATCACGTCGTCCAGCCGCCCGTTCCGGGTCCGAAACCGGCGGCGGAGTCCTGATCGACGCCTGGCACCACGGGCAAACCGGGACCGGCTCACCGCTGATGCCCGAGATCTACGCGTACGGCCCGTTCTGGGGGTCGGCGACGTGATCGTCAACGGCGAGGTGGCCACCGAGGACGGCTTCCGCGTGATGCACTTCATGACGACCCAGACCATCCGAGACGAGCGGTACCGGCTGGCCATCGACGGGGAGTTGCCGCTCGCCCCGGAGAACACCATCGCCGGGCGAGTCCACCACACCCACGGGGTCGTGCTGCCGATCATGCCCACCGACGAGGGGCCGGCGTTCCAACCGGTGCCGACGGCGTTGGAGCTCCCGAACGGCGGGACGCAGTCGTTCATTCACGCGATGTGGGAACGGGAGGAGCTGGTCGAAGCGCCGTTCGCGGGCTGGTCGGCACCGACGGCGGAGGACGGAGGCGACGGAACCGAGGGGACGGGGACGGAGGGAAGCGCCGACTTCGGGCTCGGCGGCGACGCTCAAGCCTGGGAGGGGCAAGCGCCAGCCGACATCGAGGGCGAGGGAAACCCGACGCTGACGTTGGAAGCCGGCACGGCGTACGCGCTCGTCTGGGAGAACCTCGACGGCATCCAGCACGGCTTCGCCATCGAGGATCGGAACGGGGAGGACCTCCTCGCCACCGACTTGGTTGGGGAGCAGGGCGCCACCCAGACGGTCGAGTTCACCGCCTCCGAGGAGATGGCCGAGTACCACTGCCAGGTCCACCCGGACTCGATGCGAGGTGGGATCGAACTCTAGCGTCGACCCGCCGTCCCATCGGGAGCCGGGCGGTGACTCCGAGGAGGGTCCGTCGCCCGCGTCGACTCTCGTCCCCCCGAGCGGCGCTCAAATCGCACAGCCGACCTCGCGGTAGAGCCAGTGGGTCATCACGTACGTCCCGAGGACGATCCCCGCGCCAGCGAGGATCGAGTGGACCGACAGGAGCGCCACGCCGCTGAACAGGTTCGCGATGTTGCAAC
Protein-coding regions in this window:
- a CDS encoding heavy-metal-associated domain-containing protein, encoding MERRTIAVTGMSCNGCERNVENALKTVEGVTRVEADREGDAVEVVVDEDTVDDLTVAIRDAGYDVTA
- a CDS encoding haloacid dehalogenase type II, whose product is MSFDPDAVETIAFDSYGTIVDVDGVEEPLSNYVENPGTVAELWRDRSLTYAMVANAIEEYDSFYEMNRHALRYALEAVDVDLDEDDRAEILSTYHELPVFDDVRDGMRRLDEAGYDCYVVSNGNEEMLESMVEQAELGDLIADTISADEVERFKPEADLYRHALDRIGIPAERVAYVAAGWWDVPGAIHVGMQGVWINRGNAHWGPYDTEPALTIETFHDLADALES
- a CDS encoding desampylase is translated as MLELRRSAYDEIVYRGYDGGAEEVCGVLAGTYDDEASVVDAAYPAENVAETPEIRYAMDPEEQFAITEAVEEAGLEVVGFYHTHPAGPTEPSETDARRATWPGYSYAICAFDGYPFLGSWRWRGEDDGFERETVAVSSGGRR
- the ubaA gene encoding SAMP-activating enzyme E1, with protein sequence MSGLDLDSEQLDRYSRHIIMDDVGPEGQSDLLDSEMLVLGAGGLGAPIIQYLAAAGVGTLGIADDDEVERSNLQRQVIHGTDDVGRKKVDSAADFVAALNPDVTVEPHGLRVEPDDVEELIDGYDFVIDGTDNFRTRYLVNDACTLAGVPFSHGSIFRFEGQITTFAGTDDSPCYRCMFPEAPPAGMVPDCATAGVLGVLPGAVGCIQATEAVKAVLGVGELLDGRMVFYDALEMEFDAVEITKKDDCPVCGEDPAIDSVHDVEYSASCAIPREEEPNVGGD
- a CDS encoding MoaD/ThiS family protein, giving the protein MAKLKVPAVLGDGGSTTVEVPGETLAEVLRNHAEEHGEGLRNSVVEDGEIKEFINVYVDGAEVSGLDTAVEDDAQVRIIPAASGGR
- a CDS encoding PLP-dependent cysteine synthase family protein: MSESAVGIDEETIGETPLLELDVDVPATVYAKAEWFNLYRADHGGGSVKSRIAKGMLDGAEGRGELTSDRTLIEPTSGNTGSELARLATARGYDVEIVMPDNASGGKVEAVRETGAEIHFVDAHLGYDAVIERCEELVASRPDRYYRPNQYANPDNPGTHERTTAPEIWDQTDGEVTHFVAGAGTGGTVTGTGRGLHERGDVTVVGFEPAEPLHAIDGLKYLGTGDHYRPETYDESVLDRTEYVGTGDAYARARELRDRYADRRVDVVDPGQHDGDTVREHLRVDDQFVVGTSSGAGVQAVHQLDDDGELTADDAVVVMLCDRGDKYADVPLWEDYLN
- a CDS encoding sulfurtransferase TusA family protein; the encoded protein is MSQPNWEDVVDLPDELDDETADDLLGDAESVQDMTGEVCPYPQVEAKKAIQGLGSGELLVQETDHVPSTENVPKAVGDQADAHVWKSGDGRYRIYLRKR
- a CDS encoding rhodanese-like domain-containing protein, which produces MVEEITTEDVKAKVDAGEDVQIIDIRDPDQFAAGHVPGAVNVPMSELPSRVDEIEWGDDVVVACPIGQSSVQAARLIGSYEGVEDDDAVRSMAGGYDAWEYELESDE
- a CDS encoding cupredoxin domain-containing protein, with amino-acid sequence MIVNGEVATEDGFRVMHFMTTQTIRDERYRLAIDGELPLAPENTIAGRVHHTHGVVLPIMPTDEGPAFQPVPTALELPNGGTQSFIHAMWEREELVEAPFAGWSAPTAEDGGDGTEGTGTEGSADFGLGGDAQAWEGQAPADIEGEGNPTLTLEAGTAYALVWENLDGIQHGFAIEDRNGEDLLATDLVGEQGATQTVEFTASEEMAEYHCQVHPDSMRGGIEL